One stretch of Manis pentadactyla isolate mManPen7 chromosome 10, mManPen7.hap1, whole genome shotgun sequence DNA includes these proteins:
- the LOC130679027 gene encoding olfactory receptor 6C3-like, whose protein sequence is MGNHTSVTVFILVGLTDDPQLKVVVFTFLLLTYLLSITGNLIIITLTLLDTHLKTSMYFFLRNFSILEISFTTTCIPKLLVMMATGNKTISYNSCAAQVFFVFLLGASEFYLLAAMSYDRYVAICKPLHYTAIMSTKICTQLLFCCWLAGFFTIFIPLLLGLNLDFCDSNIVDHFYCDSTSLMQISCSDTKLIEIMGFISAVMTLVVTLAMVIISYMYIALTILKLPSANQRKKAFLTCSSHMIVISLSYGSCIFIYVKPSVKQKVSFSRGIAVLNTSVAPLLNPFIYTLRNQQVKQAFINMIHRVVSLPNK, encoded by the coding sequence ATGGGGAACCACACAAGTGTGACAGTGTTCATCCTAGTAGGTCTGACTGATGATCCTCAACTGAAGGTGGTGGTGTTTACCTTCCTGCTGCTCACCTACCTGCTCAGCATCACTGGCAATCTGATCATCATCACACTCACCCTGCTGGATACTCACCTCAAGACctccatgtacttcttccttcgGAATTTTTCCATCTTAGAAATTTCCTTCACAACTACATGCATCCCTAAATTGCTGGTGATGATGGCAACTGGGAACAAAACCATTTCCTATAACAGTTGTGCAGCTCAAGTGTTTTTTGTCTTCCTTCTCGGAGCATCTGAATTTTATCTGCTGgcagccatgtcctatgaccgctatgttgccatctgTAAGCCCCTGCATTACACAGCCATCATGAGCACTAAAATCTGCACACAGCTTCTCTTCTGTTGTTGGCTTGCTGGGTTCTTTACCATCTTTATACCTCTCCTCTTGGGCCTAAACCTTGATTTCTGTGACTCCAACATTGTTGATCATTTCTACTGTGACTCAACTTCCCTCATGCAGATCTCCTGCTCAGACACAAAGCTCATCGAGATAATGGGATTCATTTCTGCTGTGATGACACTCGTGGTCACCTTGGCAATGGTGATAATATCATATATGTATATTGCATTAACAATTCTAAAACTCCCTTCAGCCAATCAGAGGAAAAAAGCTTTTTTAACATGTTCTTCTCACATGATTGTGATTTCCCTTTcttatggcagctgcatcttcatATATGTTAAACCTTCAGTGAAAcaaaaagtatctttttccaggGGAATTGCAGTTCTCAATACCTCTGTTGCACCACTTTTGAACCCTTTCATCTACACCTTACGGAACCAACAGGTGAAACAAGCCTTCATTAATATGATACACAGGGTTGTTTCTCTCCCAAACAAATGA